One part of the Bacteroidota bacterium genome encodes these proteins:
- a CDS encoding T9SS type A sorting domain-containing protein: protein GTYVYSVTANGYSSAQDTIEITNADVWEYVSLQAQTYNAVLVINDGMLGIMGADVTIGNQTITTDFWGEAWFSLPAGTYVYSVTANGYSSAQDTIEITNADVWEYVSLNINYGIQTISIPFGWSIISTYIDPIQSSLDSVFYSIINEVVIVKNESGLVYWPTYGINGIGNLTLGEAYLIKLNNSQTLDIVGSIIVPEQTTLNISSGWNLLGYLRTSPANIEILLSSIVNEIVLCKNGVGNIYWPIYGINTIGDMVPGEGYQIKVSTNLNYTYPANGPLSQTNKSHVQSHFQNQIINTDNNMTVCFPLNAWNEKPDIGSEIIVKTTTGNIVGTGIYKNENVAITIWGDDELSPQKDGIFSGESFSFMLYDPVSNELSPIVVDYWEEGNNQYSINKIAIIGSLKNVSTDFDYSLKQNIPNPAISKTRIDFRLAEKGHVKMSILNETGQLIDIIKNEKLNKGNHSVNIDIEKYPAGVYLYRLEHDSYTETRIMHILK from the coding sequence GGAACTTATGTTTATTCTGTAACTGCAAATGGATATAGTTCAGCTCAGGACACTATTGAAATCACAAATGCCGATGTTTGGGAATATGTGTCGCTGCAAGCTCAAACTTATAATGCTGTTCTTGTTATAAACGATGGAATGTTAGGAATTATGGGAGCAGATGTAACAATCGGAAATCAAACAATCACTACTGATTTCTGGGGCGAAGCATGGTTTAGTTTGCCTGCAGGAACTTATGTTTATTCTGTAACTGCAAATGGATATAGTTCAGCTCAGGACACTATTGAAATCACAAATGCCGATGTTTGGGAATATGTGTCGCTTAACATAAATTATGGAATACAAACAATTAGTATTCCTTTTGGTTGGAGTATCATTTCAACATATATTGATCCAATTCAATCCTCATTAGATTCTGTCTTTTATTCAATAATTAATGAAGTTGTTATCGTTAAAAACGAAAGTGGGCTCGTATATTGGCCAACTTATGGAATTAATGGCATTGGAAATCTTACTTTGGGCGAAGCATACCTCATTAAACTCAACAATAGCCAAACTTTAGATATTGTTGGGTCAATAATAGTTCCGGAACAAACTACATTAAATATCTCTTCAGGATGGAATTTACTTGGATATCTTAGAACCAGTCCTGCAAATATTGAGATTCTTTTAAGTTCAATTGTTAACGAAATAGTTTTATGCAAAAATGGAGTTGGTAATATTTATTGGCCAATATATGGAATAAACACTATTGGAGATATGGTACCAGGAGAAGGTTATCAAATAAAAGTAAGTACAAACCTAAACTACACATATCCGGCGAATGGGCCTTTAAGCCAAACTAACAAATCTCATGTACAATCGCATTTTCAAAATCAAATTATCAATACAGATAACAATATGACAGTTTGCTTTCCGCTCAATGCATGGAACGAAAAACCTGATATAGGCTCAGAAATTATTGTCAAAACAACTACTGGAAACATTGTTGGTACTGGGATTTATAAAAATGAAAATGTTGCAATAACAATTTGGGGAGATGATGAACTAAGTCCTCAAAAAGATGGCATATTTTCAGGAGAATCATTTAGTTTTATGCTATACGATCCTGTAAGTAATGAATTATCTCCTATTGTTGTGGATTACTGGGAGGAAGGAAATAATCAATATTCAATAAATAAAATTGCAATTATAGGCTCTCTGAAAAACGTTTCGACTGATTTTGATTACTCTTTGAAGCAAAATATCCCTAATCCTGCAATTTCAAAAACCCGCATTGATTTTAGATTAGCTGAAAAAGGACATGTAAAAATGAGTATATTGAATGAAACAGGTCAGTTAATTGATATTATAAAAAATGAAAAATTGAATAAAGGAAATCATAGTGTTAATATAGATATTGAAAAATATCCTGCAGGAGTTTACTTATATAGATTGGAACATGATTCTTATACAGAAACAAGAATAATGCATATTTTAAAGTAA
- a CDS encoding tetratricopeptide repeat protein, translating to MRWKLQIFLFFQLVSIANADSTIDSLKFVLGKTFDIEKQIPIYNQLYELYKYTSGDSSAYYARILFEKAGTIKSNYYSGIGAANLADLYIRQDNIDTALYLYKYAIEEISKTDSFFDLTQSFLILGNIYLEKSDFDNAFSAFHKGLKLGEKYGFKEIISHIYNNLGVGYLKLEDNEKALELLQKAYDHFMELNWEIEQAHTLSNISVIHEAKKNIDLAKINLYESLKIFKKYNDKTSQSRTYSSLGNIELNKKRYVSALNYFNDAKRLIIEQDTVNLGPRANILASILLGIGKCNYYLGNIPKAESFLFECFEISNATGSIGNIMNSSKELARLNEDMGRFDSSLKYFKIFKQLNDSIFNEESIKRITQLEMQYEFDKEMKEKELKQAIRAQKELRKEYVLYITIILILALAIIFILLFVNQKNKTKQQKLKQEALNIKLEHKNKELTTNVMYLLKKNEFITNIAEKLTKIKYDLKKENQKIIKDIIKELEGNTTKDSWNEFEIRFNEVHTNFYIALNDNYPSLTPNERKLCAFLRLNMSSKEISAITYQSVSSINMARFRLRKKMRIERDENLISTLSKL from the coding sequence ATGAGGTGGAAACTGCAAATTTTTCTTTTTTTTCAACTGGTATCGATTGCAAATGCTGATTCGACGATCGACTCCTTAAAGTTTGTTTTAGGAAAAACATTTGATATTGAAAAACAAATTCCTATCTATAATCAACTATATGAACTTTATAAATATACCAGTGGAGATTCATCTGCTTATTATGCAAGGATTTTATTCGAGAAAGCAGGGACCATAAAATCAAATTACTATTCAGGTATAGGAGCAGCAAATTTAGCCGATTTGTACATTCGACAAGACAATATTGATACTGCACTATATTTATACAAATATGCTATTGAAGAAATTTCTAAAACTGATAGCTTTTTTGATCTCACTCAATCCTTTTTAATACTTGGAAATATTTATCTCGAAAAAAGCGATTTTGATAATGCTTTTTCTGCGTTTCACAAGGGCTTGAAATTAGGTGAAAAATATGGATTCAAGGAAATAATTTCTCATATATACAACAATTTGGGAGTGGGGTACTTGAAACTTGAAGACAATGAAAAGGCATTAGAACTTCTGCAAAAAGCCTATGATCATTTTATGGAGCTTAATTGGGAAATTGAACAAGCTCACACACTGTCAAATATTTCAGTAATTCATGAAGCAAAGAAAAATATTGATCTTGCAAAGATCAATTTGTATGAATCTTTAAAGATATTTAAGAAATATAATGACAAAACCAGCCAATCTAGGACCTATAGTAGTTTAGGAAACATAGAGTTAAATAAAAAAAGATATGTATCAGCATTAAACTATTTCAACGATGCCAAAAGGCTTATCATAGAACAAGATACTGTAAACTTAGGTCCACGGGCAAATATACTTGCATCAATTTTATTAGGCATAGGAAAGTGTAACTATTATTTGGGTAATATTCCGAAAGCTGAAAGCTTTCTGTTTGAATGTTTTGAAATTTCAAATGCTACCGGATCAATTGGCAATATTATGAACTCATCAAAAGAACTTGCCAGGCTGAATGAAGATATGGGACGCTTTGATAGTTCTCTAAAATATTTCAAAATTTTCAAGCAACTAAACGACAGTATTTTTAACGAGGAATCTATTAAACGAATTACGCAGTTAGAAATGCAATATGAGTTCGACAAGGAAATGAAAGAAAAAGAGCTTAAACAAGCTATAAGAGCTCAAAAAGAACTAAGAAAAGAATATGTACTATACATTACTATTATATTAATTTTAGCACTTGCAATAATTTTTATTCTGTTGTTCGTAAATCAAAAAAACAAAACCAAACAACAAAAACTAAAACAAGAAGCTTTAAACATTAAGCTTGAACATAAAAACAAAGAACTTACTACCAACGTGATGTATTTGTTGAAAAAAAATGAATTCATTACAAATATTGCTGAGAAACTTACCAAAATAAAATACGATCTAAAGAAAGAAAATCAGAAAATAATTAAGGATATTATTAAAGAATTGGAAGGAAACACTACAAAAGATTCCTGGAACGAATTTGAAATTCGATTTAACGAAGTACACACAAATTTCTATATAGCATTAAACGATAACTACCCAAGTTTAACTCCAAATGAAAGAAAACTATGTGCTTTTCTCAGATTAAATATGTCAAGTAAAGAAATATCAGCTATCACATATCAATCCGTGTCCAGTATTAATATGGCTCGATTCCGGCTTCGAAAAAAAATGAGAATAGAAAGAGACGAAAACCTAATAAGTACACTTTCAAAACTATAA